In Campylobacter suis, the DNA window AACAAAGCAAACTGACGCTCATTTAGCTTTTTGTTTTTATCGGTTTGTCTATCTAAAACTATGCTATCTTCTAGCTTTTTGCCATCCTTAAAAAGTTCAAAATTTTTCATCTTTATGTCTGGTAAATTTGGATTAAATTCGATACTGATTGGAGCGGCTGTGACCTTGCACTCTGGCAGTGGATCAGGATACTCTTTTCCAAAAAAAGCAAGACCAAAAGTTGCTGGAAAACGCACAAATTCTGGACTTTTTGGCTTAAGAGCTTCATTAAATGTTTGCATTTTTATTCGCGTAGTTTTATCTTTACAAATTTTATCATAATAATATCCTTTTTGATAAAAATTGCCACCATTTTTACAAAGTTCATTTAGGCTAGAATTTGACATATTAAAGACATAAACTCGCCCGTTTTCTCCGCTCATCCAAGACATACCTATCTCGCTAATGCCATAGTTTAAAAATAAAAATCTATGATAAATGGCACTAAAAAGATTATCTATCGCGCTTTTTGTACTAATTTGATTATTTGAGATATTTTCAAGGACAAACCTAGTCTTATGCCCAGCACTTATAGCTCTAGCAGTGGCATTTTCTCCAGTAAAACCTGAAAAAGAGCTATTTTCATCATGCATACTAATGCCACTTATATTGTGCTGTATTAGGTAATTTGCGTGATTTTTGGTGGATAAATTTAGTGTCTCGCTTAAGCTTAACGGATTTAGCCCGCTTGTAACCCTTAGCTCATTTATGTAGGCAAGTTCATCAAAATTCATCTCACTATGATTTGGCTCTAAAGCTAGTATAAGCGGCTTGTTATTTAAAAAATTTTCATAAAGCAGGTAAATGCCAGCCAGAAATAGGGTGATTATAAGTAAATTTTTCAGGTAAGTCAATCCTTGCAAGATGAATAAAATTTAAAAAAGAAAAAGCCTGCAAAAGCAGGCTAAATTTACGCTTTTGGTCCAGCTTTTGCGTATTCAACGCCCTCAGCTACATCTTCATAGCGTTTAAAATTCTCAACAAACATCTTTGCTAGCTTATCACGCATAGCTATATATTCATCAGAATTTGCCCATGTGTTTATAGGATTTAGAAGTTTTGTTTCAACTCTATCAAGTGCTTTTGGTATGCAAAGGTTGAATTTCTCAAAATTTTCAAACTCACATTTTGTGATACTACCATCTAAAATAGCATTTATGCAAGCCCTTGTTGCTTTTATACTCATACGCTTACCCACGCCATAAGCGCCTCCGCTCCAGCCAGTATTTACAAGATATACATTTACGCCGTGCTTATCGATCTTTTCGCCAAGGAGTTTTGCATAAACAGTCGGATGAAGTGGCATAAATGGCTCTCCAAAGCATGCACTAAATGTCGCTTGTGGCTCGGTTATCCCGCGTTCAGTGCCAGCCACTTTTGCAGTGTAGCCGCTTAAGAAATAATACATCGCCTGCTCTTTTGTAAGCTTTGCTACTGGCGGAAGCACACCAAAAGCATCGGCTGTTAAAAATATAATATTTTTTGGATGTCCAGCATTTAGGCTTGGCTCATGATTTATGATGTGCTCTATCGGATAGCTCACGCGAGTGTTTTCGGTTTTACTACCATCTTTATAATCAACTACTCCGCTTGCATCTGCTACGACATTTTCAAGCAGGGCATTGCGCTTTATGGCCCCGTAAATTTCAGGCTCGCTCTCAGGATCAAGATTTATACATTTTGCATAACATCCACCCTCAAAGTTAAACACGCCCTCATCATCCCAGCCATGCTCATCATCGCCTATTAGTTTTCTATGCGGATCTGTTGAAAGCGTTGTTTTGCCAGTGCCAGAAAGTCCGAAAAATAGCGCAGTATCGCCGTCTTTACCGACATTTGCTGAACAGTGCATACTAAGCTTTCCTTCAAGTGGCAACCAATAATTCATCATAGAAAAAATGCCCTTTTTCATCTCGCCGCCATACCAAGTTCCGCCTATAACAGCAACATTTTCTTCGACATTAAAGATAACAAAAACATCGCTATTTAGCCCATCTTTTTCCCACTCATCATTTTTGCACTTACAAGCATTATAAACAACAAAATCAGGGCTAAAATTTTCTAGTTCAGCTTCATTTGGGCGGATAAACATATTTTTTACAAAATGCGCCTGCCAAGCTACTTCTGTAACAAAGCGAACTGATTTTTTGCTCTTTTTGCTAGCTCCACAAAAAGCATCTTGAACATACAAATCCTTGCCGCTAAGTTGAGTTTTTGCCTTTTGCAAAAGCTTATCAAATAGCTCTTTTGTGATAGGCTTATTTACTTTACCCCAAGATATATATTTACCGCTTGGATCTTGCTTTACAAAATACTTATCCTTAGGGCTTCGACCTGTAAAAACTCCTGTATCGACCATAAAAGTTCCGTTGCTTGAAACTTTACCTTCGTTGTTATTTTTCTCATGTTCAAAAAGTTCATCGTATCTTAGATTGTAGAAAATTTTTCCGACATTTTTTAATCCCATTTTTTCCAAATTTGCCTTCATTTTTCACCTCTTACTTAAATATTGATAGTAAAATACCGGCAGCGACGGCAGAGCCGATAACCCCAGAAACATTTGGTCCCATTGCATGCATGAGTAAGAAATTTGTAGGATCTTCTTTCATGCCCTCTTTATTTACCACTCTAGCTGCCATCGGCACGGCACTAACGCCGGCTGCACCAATGAGCGGGTTTATCTTATCTTTTCCAAGCTTATTCATAAGTTTTGCCATCAAAACACCAGCTGCGGTGCCTAAAGCAAATGCCACAAGCCCTAGTAGCAAAATTCCAAGAGTATTTGCTACTAGAAATTTCTCTGCTGCAAGTTTTGAGCCAACTGTAAGCCCTAAAAATATCGTAACTATATTAATAAGTGCATTTTGCATCGTATCGCTTAAGCGGTTAACTACGCCACTTTCACGAACGAGATTGCCAAAACAAAGCGCTCCTACAAGCGGAGTGGCATCTGGTAAAACAAGTATGCAAAGCATTAAGATGGTTATAGGAAAAACTATCTTTTCGCGCTTGCTAACTTCTCGAAGTTGAACCATTTTAATAAGACGCTCCTCTTTTGTGGTCAGAGCACGCATAATCGGTGGCTGGATAATAGGCACCAAAGCCATATATGAATACGCTGCAACTGCTATCGCTCCAAGCAGGTCAGGTGCAAGACGAGAAGCTAAAAATATAGCTGTCGGACCATCTGCTCCACCTATAATGCCTATAGCGGCGGCATCAGCTAGCGTAAAGTCAAATATATTTGTGTATTGACTAAGCGTAACGGCACCTATAAGAGTTGTGAAAATTCCAAGCTGTGCCGCACCTCCTAGCATTGCTGTTTTTGGGTTTGCTAGAAGCGGTCCAAAGTCAGTCATCGCTCCAACGCCCATAAAGATAATGAGCGGGAAAAGCCCAGTTTCTATACCAAAACTATAAATGATACCCAAAAAGCCATTTGATCCCGCTATCTCGGCAACAGGTATGTTTGCAAGCAATCCACCAAAACCGATTGGTAAAAGCAAAAGTGGTTCAAAACCTTTTTTAATCGCAAGATAAAAGAGCAAAAAGCAGATAAAAAACATTATGATACGGCCGTAGCTTTGTGTAAATTTGCTAAGCTCGTGTCCTGCACTATCTTTATAGCCTTCAATAGGATTTAAAAGAGCATTTATCCCTGTGGTCTTGTAAAAGCTAGTAAATAGCTCACTCATTGTCTTTGACTCGTATTTTGGTTGCACATTACTAGCTGGCTCGCTCGCAAAACAAAAACCGCTAATCAAAAAAGCGAGTAAAATTTTGACTAAAATTTTCATTAGCCTATCCTAGCTAAAAGCTGAGCATTTTGAACGCTTTGCCCCTGCACAACATCGATACTTGTCACAGCCCCATCACAAGGAGCAGAAACTTCGATCTCCATCTTCATTGCCTCTATGATAAATATCGGCTGACCCTTTTTTACGCTATCGCCAACTTTAGTTAAAATTTTAAATATAACTCCTGGCAAACTTGCAGTAACTGCCTCTCCGCTACCATTTGATATACTCATGGCTTGCTGTGCTGGCTGACTGGCTGGCGTAACATTTGTTACCTCAACTCCATCATCAAACCCATCTTTTACCTCAACATTATATCGCACACCATTAACACAAACGCTGTATCTGCCAGCTTCATTTTTTGTAGAAGGCGTAGTGGCAATCGGCTTAGGAGCGACTGAAATTTTACGAACATTTACCTTAGCCTCTCCCTTTAAAAATGCTATACCCTTTTCTTTACATGCTGCAGCGATAAAGATATTTTTCTCGCTTGCCTCAATGCCCTCATTGGCTAAAATTTCTTTTGTATGTGCTAAAGATTTACTCTTATCATCATTTGCTATATCAAGTGCTTTGCGAGTAGTTGGTTGCAGTTTTAGCTGCTCACTTGCGATTTTTACAACCTCACTATCTGGCTCACAAGGCGTTTTGCCAAAGTATCCAAGCACCATTTTTCCGTATCCATCAGCGATCTTTGCCCATTTGCCAAACATTACGTTATTAAACGCTTGCTGGAAGTAAAACTGACTAACTGGTGTTACGCTCGTACCATATCCGCCCTTTTCTACAACCTCTTGCATAGCCTCGATAACAGCTGGGAATTTCTCCATTATGCCGTTATCTCGCATCATCTGAGTATTTGCCGTCAAGGCACCACCTGGCATAGGTGAAAATGGTATAAGCGGGCTTACTTGCGTAGCTTCTGGCGGGATAAAATAATCTTTCAAACACTCACCTAAAACTCGTTCATAGGTTAAAAT includes these proteins:
- a CDS encoding CAP domain-containing protein yields the protein MNFDELAYINELRVTSGLNPLSLSETLNLSTKNHANYLIQHNISGISMHDENSSFSGFTGENATARAISAGHKTRFVLENISNNQISTKSAIDNLFSAIYHRFLFLNYGISEIGMSWMSGENGRVYVFNMSNSSLNELCKNGGNFYQKGYYYDKICKDKTTRIKMQTFNEALKPKSPEFVRFPATFGLAFFGKEYPDPLPECKVTAAPISIEFNPNLPDIKMKNFELFKDGKKLEDSIVLDRQTDKNKKLNERQFALFLRQVLEFDKNYTAKFSYEQDGKSKILEWDFRTLTPVMPYFLVRGKERLGVMPDVWYELFFVPKDCNDEFDDYSFSDGVFSDLNISYSDVNTLRFKLSGAKQSSAWVMANGAKVEIVLLESSKGYFGFSIFVFISLLALAFLLFVFKRAN
- the pckA gene encoding phosphoenolpyruvate carboxykinase (ATP), with the translated sequence MKANLEKMGLKNVGKIFYNLRYDELFEHEKNNNEGKVSSNGTFMVDTGVFTGRSPKDKYFVKQDPSGKYISWGKVNKPITKELFDKLLQKAKTQLSGKDLYVQDAFCGASKKSKKSVRFVTEVAWQAHFVKNMFIRPNEAELENFSPDFVVYNACKCKNDEWEKDGLNSDVFVIFNVEENVAVIGGTWYGGEMKKGIFSMMNYWLPLEGKLSMHCSANVGKDGDTALFFGLSGTGKTTLSTDPHRKLIGDDEHGWDDEGVFNFEGGCYAKCINLDPESEPEIYGAIKRNALLENVVADASGVVDYKDGSKTENTRVSYPIEHIINHEPSLNAGHPKNIIFLTADAFGVLPPVAKLTKEQAMYYFLSGYTAKVAGTERGITEPQATFSACFGEPFMPLHPTVYAKLLGEKIDKHGVNVYLVNTGWSGGAYGVGKRMSIKATRACINAILDGSITKCEFENFEKFNLCIPKALDRVETKLLNPINTWANSDEYIAMRDKLAKMFVENFKRYEDVAEGVEYAKAGPKA
- a CDS encoding sodium ion-translocating decarboxylase subunit beta, whose amino-acid sequence is MKILVKILLAFLISGFCFASEPASNVQPKYESKTMSELFTSFYKTTGINALLNPIEGYKDSAGHELSKFTQSYGRIIMFFICFLLFYLAIKKGFEPLLLLPIGFGGLLANIPVAEIAGSNGFLGIIYSFGIETGLFPLIIFMGVGAMTDFGPLLANPKTAMLGGAAQLGIFTTLIGAVTLSQYTNIFDFTLADAAAIGIIGGADGPTAIFLASRLAPDLLGAIAVAAYSYMALVPIIQPPIMRALTTKEERLIKMVQLREVSKREKIVFPITILMLCILVLPDATPLVGALCFGNLVRESGVVNRLSDTMQNALINIVTIFLGLTVGSKLAAEKFLVANTLGILLLGLVAFALGTAAGVLMAKLMNKLGKDKINPLIGAAGVSAVPMAARVVNKEGMKEDPTNFLLMHAMGPNVSGVIGSAVAAGILLSIFK
- a CDS encoding biotin/lipoyl-containing protein, translating into MAKKFIDVMDTTFRDGFQSVFGARVLMQDFLPALEAAKEAGITHFEFGGGARFQSLYFYLNEDAFAMMDKFRSVVGKEANLQTLARGVNTVMLDTGSSELIDLHAKLFKKHGTTTIRNFDALNDVENLKYSGERIVANGLKHEVVVTMMDLPPGCVGAHDVAFYERILREILDAGIPYDSVCFKDASGTSSPQKVYETIKMARKMLPENTHIRLHTHETAGVSVACYLAALEAGADGIDLAASPVSGGTSQPDILTMLHAVKGQNYDLGGLSTDKILTYERVLGECLKDYFIPPEATQVSPLIPFSPMPGGALTANTQMMRDNGIMEKFPAVIEAMQEVVEKGGYGTSVTPVSQFYFQQAFNNVMFGKWAKIADGYGKMVLGYFGKTPCEPDSEVVKIASEQLKLQPTTRKALDIANDDKSKSLAHTKEILANEGIEASEKNIFIAAACKEKGIAFLKGEAKVNVRKISVAPKPIATTPSTKNEAGRYSVCVNGVRYNVEVKDGFDDGVEVTNVTPASQPAQQAMSISNGSGEAVTASLPGVIFKILTKVGDSVKKGQPIFIIEAMKMEIEVSAPCDGAVTSIDVVQGQSVQNAQLLARIG